The DNA sequence CTGTGGTGCATCTTGGCTTCAATGGGTTTGTAGATCCTCTTAAGCTCCTCCATCTTCTCTTTGACAGCATCAACCTTTGCAAGTTTGTTCGACTCCAACCATTTGATAGTAGACTCGAAAGCCTTCTTTATCTCCTTCTTGTCGGCTGCTTCAATCCCAACGGCACATCTGGTGTTGTTCCTCATGTCGTAGGCGTAGTTCTCCAAAGCACTCCTCGCTTCAGCCTTCTTCCTAAATTTCTCGTCCTCTATCTTGTGCTTTTCCGCATCTTTCAccatcttctttttttcttcctcaGACAGTCTGCTCTTGTCCTTGTAGTTGGTGATGCTGATGTTTTTCTTCAATCCACTCCCAATGTGCTCCACTGACACATTCAAGATACCATTCTCATCAATGTCGAAGCACACTTTGAATTTAGCAACACCTCTGGGTTCCGCTGGAAAGCCTAGGACTGTGATTTCACCTAGCATGTTGTTGTCTGTTACATTGCTTCTTTCGCCCTCGTACACATGAAACAGCACACCTCTCAGATAGTCCTTTGTggtgtgacaaattttcaccTTCCTTGTTGGGATAGGTGTGCTCCTCGGAATAATTACACTCATCACATTTCCAGAGCATCCAATCCCAAGAGACAAAGGAGTAATATCCGAAAGAACCACATTCTGCATCTTCTCATTGCCTTCACCACTCAACTTGGCAGCCAACACTGCAGCACCATATGCTACGGCTTCGTCTGGATTAATGGCCTTGCACGCCTCCTTCCCATTGAAAATCTCCTTCAACATCTCCTGCACCTTCGGGATCCTGCTCGACCCGCCCACCAGCACCACCTCATCCACACTAGTCTTATCCATCTTTGCATCACTCAGGCATTTCTCAACCAGTTCCATACACTTGTTGAACAAATCCATGTTGAGCTCATTAAATCTAGCACGAGTGATAGTCGAAAACAGATCAATCCCCTCAAACAAAGATTCAATCTCAACATTAATTTGGGAAGTAGAAGAAAGCATCCTCTTGGCTCTTTCACAAGCACTCCTCAATCTCCTAATAGCTCTCGGATTCATACTAATATCCTTACCGTTCTTCCTTTCAAACTCTTTCACAAAATGATTTACCATCCTACTGTCAAAGTCTTGCCCTCCAAGATGAGTATCGCCAGCAATAGCCTTCACTTCAATGATATCAGCCTCAACCATGGCCACACACACATCGAACGTGCCACCACCAAGGTCGAAAATCAGCACATTCTTAGCCACATTACCCCCTTTATCTAGACCGTATGCAATGGCTGCTGCAGTAGGCTCATTGATGATCCTTACAACATTGAGGCCAGCAATAGTTCCGGCATCCTTGGTGGCACGACGCTGAGAGTCGTTAAAATAAGCAGGCACGGTTATGACAACATTCTTGACAGATGATCCAAGATAGGCCTCGGCAGTACCCTTCATCTTGGATAGCACCATTGAAGAGATCTCCTCAGCCGAAAAATGTTTCTCCTCTCCCTTGTAGGTCACTACTATCATAGGCTTGTTGATGTCGGTGAGGTGAGGAATGACCTTGAATGGCCATAGTTTTATGTCACTCTGAACCGTTGGATCATTGAATTTACGGCCAATCAGCCTCTTTGCATCTGTAAAGAGGAGTAagaaataatactacaaaCGAATTGGAGTAGAAATAGAAGTGATATCATATAGTAGAATGCAACAAGTTAGAACACCAGAAACTATGCATGCgatataaaaagaatttctattcaacttgaaaattaaaaaatttctcatATAATCTTTCTCACATAACACAATAAGAgcatagtaataataaaagcCCATTCTCTCTTTCACATAACAGAAATACAACATGATAaggaaaatttttgaaatcgTTGGGCTTTCACTTGGAAGAGGTCTTTGGTAtttgaggtgcttctacaTATTACGAGGAAGTCGTTTAGCCTTAAGATGGTACGTTTAATTTCAAAGCACTAATAGGTGGAATGTGCCATTTTGCATAAATAGGGTTTCCTCGACTagttagtttaatttaattatttcgaTTGAAATGTTTCCTTCGTTCATTTTACTAGCTtgtaatattagttttattttctatatttgtataataaaaacaCCATGAAATACTAGCTAGCATGAATTGAGAGATACTCCCTTTGTCTCTCATTATATGTTCCAATTTGATATGtgacgagttttaagaaatgtagaggaaaaaaaattataaagaaaatagtagaatatgaacctacctttatatactatttacaatataatactccatccgtccccttaaaatagaaactcttaTCTTTTCGGTCCAtcccctaaaaatataaacttactattttagaaaaattatttctctctaatgaagtCGGACATATTTTCTActaacacacttttctttctatctctctcttacgataccatttttgtattaaaagttgtgttatttcaaaagttcttatttttaggggacggagggaacaCGAGTCAATGGGGACGATTAATAAAGGAGTtcgtaaaatgaaaaaatgggacatgTAACGAGAGACGGTGGAGTAATATTGAAGTTCATAGAAGACAAAATATTGACCATAAACGGGGTTAAATCATAAGTgtatagaagaaaaaagaaaactgaCCGAAAACGGTGTTATTTGGAACATTGGCGACTTGATTCTTGGCAGCTTCTCCGATGAGCCGCCCGTTTTCGGTGAAAGCGACGCAAGAGGGCGTGGTGCGGTTGCCCTGATCATTGGCTATAATCTCGATGCGGTTGTGCTGCCATGCTGCCACGCATGAATATGTGGTGCCCAAATCGATCCCGATCGCCCGCTCTTCTCCCTTTCCGGCCATTGATGCAAACGAGTTTAATTAGATGCTCTTTGCAACCGTGTGATTTTGAACAAGAAACTCAGAATTCAGGAACGTATATAAACTATGTACAAACCTAGTGATCGATAAGCTCTAGACTCGAGAGGGAGACCGGTTATTTAACGTATATTGAAATGTGTCTTTGTTCTAGTCTAGGTAGGATTTATTAATATGGCATACATAGATTTTGATAACAATCGACTAGGATTTATTGGACTATGTATAGGCTGTGCGagtagaaaattattttatattggcATCAGCAATGACACACCATAGTTAcattagattattttattgagatagtgttatattgctaactcactCTTAAATTTGTTACTTGACTCCTAACAGCGTCGCTGAAGAGGCGCTTGCGCCGGTGAAAGCTACATTAGTCAACATGGTGCGATTTACCTGATCGTTTGGAATAATCTCAATGCGGTCGTGCTGCCACGCCGCCACACAGGAATATGTCATCCCCAATCGATCCCGATTGCTCgtccatttccatttccagCCATTAATGAAACAGCAGGTCTGCAACTAAAAGAAAGCAAAACTATCAAAAAATATGCTTTCGAATGGTTGtcaagaaaatttcaacaaggGAATGTAAGAGCATCTCCGATGGCTTTAAACCAACAATAAC is a window from the Salvia hispanica cultivar TCC Black 2014 chromosome 1, UniMelb_Shisp_WGS_1.0, whole genome shotgun sequence genome containing:
- the LOC125186128 gene encoding heat shock cognate 70 kDa protein-like, whose product is MAGKGEERAIGIDLGTTYSCVAAWQHNRIEIIANDQGNRITPSCVAFTENERLIGEAAKNQVASVPNNTVFDAKRLIGRKFSDPTVQSDIKLWPFKVIPHPTDNKPMIEVTYKGEEKHFSAEEISSMVLSKMKGTAETYLGSSVKNVVITVPAYFNDSQRRATKDAGTIAGLNVVRIINEPTAAAIAYGLDKGGNVAKNVLIFDLGGGTFDVCVAMVEADIIEVKAIAGDTHLGGQDFDSRMVNHFVKEFERKNGKDISMNPRAIRRLRSACERAKRMLSSTSQTNVEIESLFEGIDLFSAITRARFNELNMDLFNKCMELVEKCLSDAMMDKTSVDEVVLVGGSSRIPKVQEMLKEIFNGKEACKAINPDEAVAYGAAVLAAKLSGEGNEKMQNVVLSDVTPLELRAIGIDLGTTYSCVAAWQHNRIEIIANDQGNRTTPSCVAFTENGRLIGEAAKNQVANVPNNTVFDAKRLIGRKFNDPTVQSDIKLWPFKVIPHLTDINKPMIVVTYKGEEKHFSAEEISSMVLSKMKGTAEAYLGSSVKNVVITVPAYFNDSQRRATKDAGTIAGLNVVRIINEPTAAAIAYGLDKGGNVAKNVLIFDLGGGTFDVCVAMVEADIIEVKAIAGDTHLGGQDFDSRMVNHFVKEFERKNGKDISMNPRAIRRLRSACERAKRMLSSTSQINVEIESLFEGIDLFSTITRARFNELNMDLFNKCMELVEKCLSDAKMDKTSVDEVVLVGGSSRIPKVQEMLKEIFNGKEACKAINPDEAVAYGAAVLAAKLSGEGNEKMQNVVLSDITPLSLGIGCSGNVMSVIIPRSTPIPTRKVKICHTTKDYLRGVLFHVYEGERSNVTDNNMLGEITVLGFPAEPRGVAKFKVCFDIDENGILNVSVEHIGSGLKKNISITNYKDKSRLSEEEKKKMVKDAEKHKIEDEKFRKKAEARSALENYAYDMRNNTRCAVGIEAADKKEIKKAFESTIKWLESNKLAKVDAVKEKMEELKRIYKPIEAKMHHSPSIKKGSSINKWIKSVMP